A window of the Lactuca sativa cultivar Salinas chromosome 5, Lsat_Salinas_v11, whole genome shotgun sequence genome harbors these coding sequences:
- the LOC111899070 gene encoding serine/threonine-protein kinase Nek4, translated as MENYEILEQIGKGSFASALLVRHKHEKKRYVLKKIRLARQSDRTRRSALLEMELISTVQNPFIVEYKDSWVEKGCYACIVIAYCEGGDMAEAIKKANSVHFPEEKVCKWLVQLLVALDYLHVNHIIHRDVKCSNIFLTRDQDIRLGDFGLAKMLISEDLASSVVGTPSYMCPELLADIPYGSKSDIWSLGCCMYEMTAFKPAFKAFDMQSLINKINKSIVSPLPTMYSGTFRGLIKSMLRKNPEMRPSAADLLKHPHLQPYVHILHLNSNNPRRHTLPVPVPVRLSSGYNYEKRTTFIEPEPKTVHLHNEKRRSFSSDRALNPSISEYDQNSSYSQNSHRKLSIGSIEEYIHTEKLVAAAKTSNGGRTPRLTPASTPRRQTVTPKIIRGTSDRDLVPVSQSVTPRRQSSSSQISRRTSLPLSSSARSTIISHVGFDSPDVSMNAPRIDKMTEEPLSLMLPVHRMSSTSAQCSSGTSPTRTTIMDRSVTIDKCTVKTVNPIPSHELLAGSSRSSSDSRGQGQRRRFDTSSYQQRAEALEGLLEFSAQLMQQERIEELAVLLKPFGIEKVSPRETAIWLSKSFKGAGTGTGGGVSVVGNL; from the exons ATGGAGAATTATGAAATACTAGAACAGATAGGAAAAGGCTCTTTTGCTTCTGCACTACTTGTGAGACATAAACATGAAAAGAAAAG ATATGTGTTGAAGAAGATTCGACTTGCCCGACAGTCTGATAGGACCCGCAGATCTGCCCTTCTTGAG ATGGAACTTATTTCCACAGTGCAAAATCCTTTTATAGTGGAGTACAAAGATTCTTGGGTTGAAAAG GGTTGCTATGCATGTATTGTAATAGCATATTGTGAAGGAGGAGATAT GGCGGAAGCAATAAAAAAAGCCAACAGTGTTCATTTTCCAGAAGAG AAGGTCTGTAAATGGCTTGTTCAATTACTAGTGGCACTTGATTATTTGCATGTTAATCATATTATTCATCGTGATGTCAAG TGTTCAAATATATTCTTAACCAGAGATCAAGATATCCGACTTG GTGATTTTGGTCTTGCAAAAATGTTGATTTCTGAAGATCTTGCATCATCG GTTGTGGGAACTCCTAGCTACATGTGCCCTGAACTTCTTGCAGATATACCTTATGGCTCTAAATCAGATATATGGTCTTTAGGATGCTGTATGTATGAAATGACTGCATTCAAGCCTGCTTTTAAAGCTTTT gacatgcaaTCTCTcatcaataaaataaataaatctatAGTATCTCCACTCCCAACCATGTATTCTGGCACATT TCGAGGGCTTATCAAGAGTATGCTGCGGAAAAACCCTGAAATGAGACCAAGT GCTGCTGATTTGCTCAAACATCCACACCTTCAACCTTATGTACATATCCTCCATCTCAATTCCAACAACCCTAGACGCCATACACTTCCAGTTCCAGTTCCAGTTCGTTTATCATCAGGTTACAACTACGAAAAGAGAACAACGTTCATTGAGCCTGAACCTAAAACTGTTCATCTTCACAATGAGAAAAGGAGATCTTTCAGCAGCGACAGGGCTTTGAATCCTAGTATATCGGAATATGATCAGAATTCCTCTTACTCTCAGAATTCCCATAGAAAGCTATCCATCGGAAGTATTGAGGAATATATCCACACAGAGAAATTAGTTGCTGCTGCTAAGACATCAAATGGTGGCAGAACCCCGAGACTCACTCCTGCTTCTACTCCCAGAAGACAAACTGTTACACCCAAAATAATCAGAGGGACTTCAGATCGTGATTTG GTTCCAGTATCACAATCAGTAACACCGCGTAGACAATCATCATCATCACAAATAAGCCGAAGGACATCTCTACCCTTATCATCATCAGCAAGGTCCACAATAATATCCCACGTAGGTTTCGACTCTCCAGATGTATCCATGAACGCCCCACGGATCGACAAAATGACCGAAGAGCCCTTGTCCTTGATGCTACCAGTCCATAGAATGTCTTCAACATCCGCTCAATGTTCTTCCGGAACTTCCCCAACCAGAACCACCATCATGGACCGGTCAGTCACAATCGACAAGTGCACGGTGAAGACGGTGAACCCGATCCCGAGCCATGAGTTGTTGGCCGGTTCGAGCCGTTCGTCATCGGATTCACGGGGGCAAGGGCAGAGGCGGAGGTTTGACACGTCATCGTACCAACAACGCGCGGAAGCGTTGGAAGGGTTGTTGGAGTTCAGTGCACAGTTGATGCAACAAGAAAGGATAGAGGAATTAGCGGTGTTGTTGAAGCCGTTTGGGATTGAGAAAGTGTCGCCTAGAGAAACCGCTATTTGGTTATCAAAAAGTTTCAAGGGAGCTGGAACTGGAACCGGAGGTGGTGTTAGTGTTGTTGGTAATTTGTAA